ACTCGTCACACGTGTTCAGATCGTAAGGATCCGCGGCCCGCCGGCCGTCACCGCCACGGTGTGCTCGAAGTGCGCCGACACCTTGCGGTCGGCCGTCACCACGGTCCACCGGTCGGGCAGGGTACGCACCGTGGCCGTGCCCAGGTTGAACATGGGCTCGATGGCCAGCACCATCCCCTCCAGCAGCTTGAGGCCCTTGCCCCGCACGCCGAAGTTGGGCACCTGCGGCTCCTCGTGCGGCTGGCGGCCCACGCCGTGGCCCACCAGCTCGCGCACCACCCCGTACCCCGCCCCGTCGGCCACTTCCTGGATCGCCGCGCCCACGTCGCCCAGGCGGCTGCCGGGGCGCGCCTCGGCGATCCCCCGGGCCAGCGCCAGCTGGGTGAGCTCCAGCAGCTCCGCCACCGGCTCCGCCACCGGCCCCACGGGAAGGGTGACCGCGGCGTCGGCGTAGAACCCCTCGAGCT
This window of the Longimicrobium sp. genome carries:
- the map gene encoding type I methionyl aminopeptidase, which encodes MIHLKSAAEIDTIARAGAILASLWRAIPDRVAPGVSTGELDRWAESFIRSHPGAEPAFKGLYGFPATLCISVNHEVVHGIPSSRRVLREGDIVSVDCGVKLEGFYADAAVTLPVGPVAEPVAELLELTQLALARGIAEARPGSRLGDVGAAIQEVADGAGYGVVRELVGHGVGRQPHEEPQVPNFGVRGKGLKLLEGMVLAIEPMFNLGTATVRTLPDRWTVVTADRKVSAHFEHTVAVTAGGPRILTI